The Panulirus ornatus isolate Po-2019 chromosome 19, ASM3632096v1, whole genome shotgun sequence genome includes the window tgagtttggtaaagtgtgtggaagaagaaagttaagagtaaatgtgaataagagcaaggttattaggtacagcagggttgagggtcaagtcaattgggaggtgagtttgaatggagaaaaactggaggaagtgaagtgttttagatatctgggagtggatctggcagcggatggaaccatggaagcggaagtggatcatagggtgggggagggggcgaaaattctgggggccttgaagaatgtgtggaagttgagaacattatctcggaaagcaaaaatgggtatgtttgaaggaatagtggttccaacaatgttgtatggttgcgaggcgtgggctatggatagagttgtgcgcaggaggatggatgtgctggaaatgagatgtttgaggacaatgtgtggtgtgaggtggtttgatcgagtgagtaacgtaagggtaagagagatgtgtggaaataaaaagagcgtggttgagagagcagaagagggtgttttgaagtggtttgggcacatggagagaatgagtgaggaaagattgaccaagaggatatatgtgtcggaggtggagggaacgaggagaagagggagaccaaattggaggtggaaagatggagtgaaaaagattttgtgtgatcggggcctgaacatgcaggagggtgaaaggagggcaaggaatagagtgaattggagcgatgtggtataccggggttgacgtgctgtcagtggattgaatcaaggcatgtgaagcgtctggggtaaaccatggaaagttgtgtaggtatgtatatttgcgtgtgtggacgtatgtatatacatgtgtatgggggggggtggggccatttccttcgtctgtttccttgcgctacctcgcaaacgcgggagacagcgacaaagtataaaaaaaaaaaaaaaaaagtctgttgagtataccaggaaaattgGACGCAAAAatattgattgatagagtgatggaagtgactgaatgcagaataagtgaggagcaagtggGTTTTAGGAAAGTTAAGGGGTGcgtagatcagatttttgtggtaaagttgACTGAAAATGTATTTAGCAAAagctaagaagttgtatgcagcttttatggaattggagaaagtgtatgatggaGTGAGTTGAGTGGAATACTCTGTGGGATTTGTAATGGATGTATGGGGTAGGTGGACAAGTgtgggatggtgtgaaagccttctatagaggatcAAATGCTtgtttaagagtggatggagagttgagtgagttacagtatacatgtgggtgttaatcagggctgtgtgatgtcactgtggcattTTAGTATACGTATATAGGTGGATcgataagagaaatgaaagcagaaCTAAGGAAAGGGGGTACAGAGATGAAATGTGGTGATGAGATATGGTGGCATTTGGCAactctgtttgtggatgatagttatttgctgaaagtgaagaggagttgcagaaggttgtaagtgtattttatgatgtgtgtaagagtATATGATTGAATGTAATGTGTAAGAGTATATGATTGAATGTAATGTGTAAGAGTATATGATTGaatgtaatgatgtttgaaaggaaacagagtgaaagtatagattttgtaagactatatagagtgaaagaagaaaatgtgctaaattgtgctttggatatggggtaagaaagactggaagaggttagagaatttaagtattttggagctgtcatgggtaagtttgttggtatggaaggagaggtaagggagagagcaagATTGTTATGATTTGAATTATTGCCATAGATATGTATTTAAAGTTTTGCCATAACTGTTTCTATAGTTTGGCCTGCCACTGGTGTGGATTTGTATGATTAGCTCTGCTTTTCCTGTTTATCAAATAGATATGCActggtcatttctctctctcctatgaatATTTCAAGATTATAGGCAGATGCAGTTACTCCCTCTTTGACTGTTTTCTTTGTGCGTTATACTTCATTAGGACAACAAATAAGACAATGTGGCTACTATGATAGGCTCTTTATCCCATTAGGGGAAATTCCAGTTTGCACCTACTGTGATTGTTTAGTAATAAATCCAGCTTAGGTTTGAAATGTCTAGGTGTCTTTCTATAAATAATGATAACCAGcagctttttcttttcatcaacaaCTTATTGAAACCAAGACATCCTTATATCTTTTTAAAGTTGAACTCATTTAGATTTAAGATATTTTGAACCTTCTCCTGAGACTTTGATATCTTTCTTTACATCACGAGCATTAATTCCTCTCATCCATCTGGTCACTAACTAGATCTATGCTCATCAAAATACTGTGAATTTGATTCCAAATGAATTTAAGCTGCAATAGACTACTGGATCCCTTTGAGGCTGTTTTTGTTGGAGGAAGAGATATGAAACTTATAGATTAGTGTGTTAAGAGTAGAAAGACACATAGATTGAATGATTCTGTAAATTTGCTATAGCTAGGAAGGCACAAATAATGTCAATCATGgattgaaaatgaaatatctggTCATAAGTATACCTACATAGGTACTACCTCCAACCACTGTAATTGGTTAATTATATCTTATATTCACAACTTATATCAACAGTTCTGTTGAAAAAGTACTTTGCTTTATACAAGGTAAAATAATTGCCCATGAATTTTTAACCATTACTATGAATAAAATCAGAGGAATTTTTCCATAAGTAGCTCATTAAATCAAGAGTATAGAACCCTTTGATGCATAGATTTAAGTCTTTTAATCACCTGATATAATGTGTTTCTCAGAAAATCATCTGGTTAGCTTTTCTCTGAACTCtctccattctatcttttttcaaGCAGGGTaaccagaactgaacacagtgTTCAAGATGAGGATGCCCCAATGTAAGAATGATTCCTTTTTTCTTCCAGTAATGTCCTAAAAGTCCATATCTAGGCTGGACCTTGATAGAAATGTCGAGAGATTAATGaatctgaagaaggtatatgatagggttgatagagatgctttgtagaagtcttatgagtatatggtgtgggaggtaagctgctggaagcagtgaaaagtttttatcaaggatgtaaggcatgtgtacgagtaggaagagaggggagtgattggttcccagtgaaagtcagtctgtagcaggggtgtccccatggttgtttaattcatttatggtttggatggttagggaggtaaatgcaagagttttggagagaggggcaagtatgcattatgttggggatggaaggacctgggaagtgagtcagttgttatttgccaatgatacagagctggtggctgattcaaatgagaaacttcagaacctggtgactgagtatggaaaagtgtgtgaaaggagaaagttgagtgtaagtgtgaataaaaacaaggttattaggttcaatagggttgaggggggaggggggagagggatggtattccatgtgtggcgagatggcgatgggaatgaataggggcagacagtgtgaattgtgtgcatgggtatatatgtatgtgtctgtgtgtgtatatatatatatgtgtacattgagaggtataggtatgtatatttgcgtgtgtgggcgtgtgtgtgtgtacattgtgtatgggggtgggttgtgccatttctttcgtctgtttccttgcgctacctcgcaaacgcgggagacagcgacaaagcaaaataaataaaatataagtaatatatatatatatatatatatatatatatatatatatatatatatatatatcttttctttctttcaaactattcgccatttcccgcattagcgaggtagcgttaagaacagaggactgggcctctgagggaataccctcacctggcccaattctctgttccttcttttagaaaattgaaaaaaaaaaacgagaggggaggatttccagccccccgctccctccccttttagtcgccttctacgacacgcagggaatacgtgggaagtattcttaattccctatccccagggatatatatatatatatatatatatatatatatatatatatatatatatatatatatggtttcagaagtggtagaggatgtgtggatcaggtgtttgctttgaagattgtatttgagaattacttagaaaagcaaatggatttgtatgtagcatttatggatctggagaaggcatatgatagagttgatagagatgctctgtggaaggtattaagaatatatggtgtgggatgcaagttgttagaagcaatgaaaagttttaatcgaggttgtaaggcatgtgtacgtgtaggaagagaggaaagtgattggttctcagtgaatgtaggtttgcggcaggggtgtgtgatgtctccatggttgtttaatttgtttatggatggggttgttagggagatgaatgcaagagttttggaaagaggggcaagtatgaagtctgttgtggatgagagagcttgggaagtgagtcagttgttgttcgctgatgatacagcgctggtggctgattcatgtgagaaactgcagaagctggtgactgagtttggtaaagtgtgtgaaagaagaaagttaagagtaaatgtgaataagagcaaggttattaggtacagtagggttgagggtcaagtcaattgggaggtaagtttgaatggagaaaaactggaggaagtaaagtgttttagatatctgggagtggatctggcagcagatggaaccatggaagtggaagtggatcatagggtgggggagggggcgaaaatcctgggagccttgaaggatgtgtggaagtcgagaacattatctcggaaagcaaaaatgggtatgtttgaaggaatagtggttccaacaattttgtatggttgctaggcgtgggctatggatagagttgtgcgcaggagggtggatgtgctggaaatgagatgtttgaggacaatgtgtggtgtgaggtggtttgatcgagtaagtaacgtaagggtaagagagatgtgtggaaataaaaagagcgtggttgagagagcagaagagggtgttttgaaatggtttgggcacatggagagaatgagtgaggaaagattgaccaagaggatatatgtatcggaggtggagggaacgagaagtgggaaaccaaattggaggtggaaagatggagtgaaaaagattttgtgtgatcagggcctgaacatgcaggagggtgaaaggagggcaaggaatagagtgaattggatcgatgtggtataccggggttgacgtgctgtcagtggattgaatcagggcatgtgaagcgtctggggtaaaccatggaaagctgtgtaggtatgtgtgtaggtgatatatatatatatatcacctccccacttgcgcccttcaccgaagttcccatttgctcccctgtcttacgcactttatttacctccttccagaacatctttttattctccccaaaatttaatgatactctctcaccccaactctcatttgccctttttttcacctcttgcacctttctcttgacctcctgtctctctcttttatacatctcccactcaattgcattttttccctgcaaaaatcatccaaatgcctctctcttctctttcactaatactcttacttctttatcccaccactcactaccctttctaatcaacccacctcccactcttctcatgccacaagcatcttttgtgcaatccatcactgattccctaaatacatcccattcctcccccactccccttacttccattgttctcacctttttccattctgtactcagtctctcctggtacttcctcacacaggtctccttctcaagctcacttactctcaccaccctcttcaccccaacattcattcttcttttctgaaaacccatacaaatcttcaccgtagcctccacaagataatgatcagacatccctccagttgcacctctcagcacattaacatccaaaagtctctctttcgcacgcctgtcaattaacacgtaatccaataacgctctctggccatctctcctacttacataagtatacttatgtatatctcgctttttaaaccaggtattcccaatcatcagtcctttttcagcacataaatctacaagctcttcaccatttccatttacaacactgaacacaagataacaagtagtggtgatgtgagaaggagatggagtgagtattttgaaggtttgttgaatgtgtttgatgatagagtggcagatatagggtgttttggtcgaggtggtgtgcaaagtgagagggttagggaaaatgatttggtaaacagagaagaggtagtgaaagctttgcggaagatgaaagccggcaaggcagcaggtttggatggtattgcagtggaatttattaaaaaagggggtgactgtattgttgactggttggtaaggttatttaatgtatgtatgactcatggtgaggtgcctgaggattggcggaatgcgtgcatagtgccattgtacaaaggcaaaggggataagagtgagtgctcaaattacagaggtataagtttgttgagtattcctggtaaattatatgggagggtattgattgagagggtgaaggcatgtacagagcatcagattggggaagagcagtgtggtttcagaagtggtagaggatgtgtggatcaggtgtttgctttgaagaatgtatgtgagaaatacttagaaaagcaaatggatttgtatgtagcatttatggatctggagaaggcatatgatagagttgatagagatgctctgtggaaggtattaagaatatatggtgtgggaggaaagttgttagaagcagtgaaaagtttttatcgaggatgtaaggcatgtgtacgtgtaggaagagaggaaagtgattggttctcagtgaatgtaggtttgcggcaggggtgtgtgatgtctccatggttgtttaatttgtttatggatggggttgttggggaggtgaatgcaagagttttggaaagaggggcaagtatgaagtctgttggggatgagagagcttgggaagtgagtcagttgttgttcgctgacgatacagcgctggtggctgattcatgtgagaaactgcagaagctggtgactgagtttggtaaagtgtgtggaagaagaaagttaagagtaaatgtgaataagagcaaggttattaggtacagtagggttgagggtcaagtcaattgggaggtgagtttgaatggagaaaaactggaggaagtaaagtgttttagatatctgggagtggatctggcagcggatggaaccatggaagcggaagtggatcatagggtgggggagggggcgaaaatcctgggggccttgaagaatgtgtggaagtcgagaacattatctcggaaagcaaaagtgggtatgtttgaaggaatagtggttccaacaatgttgtatggttgcaaggcgtgggctatggatagagttgtgcgcaggaggatggatgtgctggaaatgagatgtttgaggacaatgtgtggtgtgaggtggtttgatcgagtgagtaacgtaagggtaagagagatgtgtggaaataaaaagagcgtggttgagagagcagaagagggtgttttgaagtggtttgggcacatggagaggatgagtgaggaaagattgaccaagaggatatatgtgtcggaggtggagggaacaaggagaagagggagaccaaattggaggtggaaagatggagtgaaaaagattttgtgtgatcggggcctgagcatgcaggagggtgaaaggagggcaaggaatagagtgaattggagcgatgtggtataccggggttgacgtgctgtcagtggattgaatcaaggcatgtgaagcgtctggggtaaaccatggaaagctgtgtaggtatgtatatttgcgtgtgtggacgtatgtatatacatgtgtatggggggggttgggccatttctttcgtctgtttccttgcgctacctcgcaaacgcgggagacagcgacaaagtataaaaaaaaaaaaaaaaaaaaaaaaaaaaaaaaaaaaaaaaaaaaaaatatatatatatatatatatatatatatatatatatatatatatatatatatatatatatatatatatattttatctattatacttaaccactgtgtcctgcatcagcaaggtagcgcaaggaaacagatgagggatggcccaacccacccacatacacatgtatatacataatgcccatacacgcacatatgcataaacGTACTTTTCTACatttacctacatatacatacatagacatatacatatatacacatgaacatatccgtacttgctgcctttatccattcccgtcgccaccatgccacacacaaaatagcatcccccatccAGCGAGGGTataccaggaacaaacaaaaaaaaaggccactttcgttcacactcactccctagctatcatgtgtaatgcaccaaaaccacaccaccctttccacatccaggccccacagacctttccatggtttaccccagatgcttcacatgccctggttcaatccattgacagcacgtcaacctcgatataccacatcattccaattccttgcactcctttcaccctcctgtatgttcaggccccgattgctcaaaatctctttcactccatccttccacctccaatttggtctcccacttctccttccctccacctctttcttcactgattctccaaaccatttcaacacaccctcttctgcattgtcaaccacactctttttattaccacacatctctcttaccctttcattacttactcgatcaaaccacctcacaccacatattgtcctcaaacatttcgtttccaacacatccaccttcctccgcacaaccctctatagcccatgcctcacaaccatataacattgttggaaaaactattcctttaaacatgcccatttttgctttccaagataacgttcttgacttccacacatttttcaatgctcccagaacttttgcctcctcccccaccctatgattcacttccgcttccatggttccatccgctgccaaatccactcccagatatctaaaacacttcacttactccagtttttctccattcaagcttacctcccaattgacttgtccctcaaccctactgtgcctaataaccttgctcttcttcacatttgctgtcagctttcttctttcacacactttaccaaactcagtcaccagcttctgcagtttcttacccaaatcagccactagtgctgtatcatcagcgaacaagaactgactcacttcccaagctctctcatccacagcagactgcatacttgcccctctttccaaaactcttgcatttacctccccaacaaccccatccataaacaaattaaacaaccatggagacatcacacacccctgccgcaaaccatcatcactgagaaccaatcactttcctctcttcctactcaaatacatgccttacaccctcgataaaaacttttcactgcttctaacaccttgcctcccaccatatattcttaaaaccttccacagagcatctctatcatatgccttctccagatccataaatgctacatacaaatccatttgcttttctaagtatttctcacatacatttttcaaagcaaacacctgatccacacatcctctaccacttctgaatccacactgctcttccccagtctgatgctctgtacatgccttcaccctctcaatcaataccctcccatataatttcccaggaatactcaacaaacttatacctctgtaatttgagcactaacttttatcccctttgcctttgtacagtggcactatgcaagcattccaccaatcctcaggcacctcaccatgagtcatacatacattaaataaccttaccaaccagtcaacaatacagtcactcccttttttaataaattccactgcaataccatccaaacctgctgccttgttgccgactttcatcttccacaaagcttttgctacctcttctctgtttaccaaatcattctccctaaccctctcactttacacaccacctcaaccaaaacaccctatatctgttactctatcatcaaacacattcaacaaaccttcaaaatattcactccatctccttctcacatcaccattaaccccgttcactgatgttcccgtttgttcccttatcttacgcactttatttacctccttccagaacatctttttattcttcctaagatttgatgatactctctcaccccaactctcatttgccttctttttcacctcttgcacctttctcttgacctcctgcctctttcttttatacgtctctatACTGTCATCTCAATGTTGTTGACTTTGTCTCAGTATGCTGTCAGGGTTTCATGTAAATTTGTGATCTGTTCCTGTTGGCTTGGCAGCCCAGTCTCATCTGTCATACCATCAATATATTATGCTAATGTATACTCTTCTATCATTGGCAGGTCCTGGTGTTCAGAAGATTGTGATATAAGCCTCCAAGCATTCCTAATTGACAAGCTGCAATAAGAAAGTAGTTTGATAATTGTATTAGTATGGAGAGCCTTGTAACAACATTCAGCTGCTCAGCCACAAGGAAAAAATGTGCATGAATGAGAAACTATGTATTATGGTTCAAGTAAGAGCAACAGTAGAACCAGCTGAAAAACATCAGTGACAGTAAAAGTATATAGAAATAGTAACACCAGAGGCAGTAGGAACAGCACTTATACATTATGTAAGTAAATCACAAGCAATGTAGTAAAAAGAATATTGTGAGGGAAGGAACTTTGAAATGAAAAGGACCACAGTTTATATGTAATTCAGTTAGTTCATTTAGAGAGCATTGTGATAAGCCTCATTTCTTTAGTGACAAAGACTGCCTTATTTTTAATGTAATTTTCAAAATCACTAAAAAGTAAAAAGTATGCTGTTGTTAGTTACTTCTTTCTGTGACTAGAACCATTGTATAATTAATTTTTCATAAAATGATCTTATGAAATATTGTcctgaaatatatttatatgtgtattttcTTAGAACTCATATCCTTGTTTGGTAGAATTAGACAATCAAAGTGAACTTGTGTATTTTTCATTAATTGCTTCCAGTGCCATATGAAGTTTCTGGCAAAAGTCACAACATGAACTCCGGACATGTGTATCACAAATGGAAAGACTGAGATATATGTGAACAAAGGTGATTGTAAGGGTATGTGTAAACAAAAAATTTCTTTCGCTTTTGTTGGAATTAACCTTAAAGACATTAATCATATATTGTCACCATTAGTTGGGAGCAGACATAAGTGGCAGACTTGCAATTTAAAAAAACAGGTTTTCTACAAGAAAGTATGTCCAAAGTCTAGCTATATTTTGCTTGTAAGAAATGTGGGAACTTCTCATGAGTTGGGAATAATCTATGTTATAAAACACAGGAACTTTAATTCCCAGCAGGTTCTGATGAGGGTTTGGTGTTTCTCTGAGGATGGGGTGGGTGAACCTGACCTCACTTGATCTTAAATAGGAGAGGCAAACCTGAGGCTTAGATGCTGTTTACTCCACTGGGCACAGGTTATGAACAGTTCATCTCACTGCTGTTAATCCTGGATGATGTAGGGTTAACTGTTCATATACTACATCACcgctcaccagtcttgtcattcTCACTTTACACATTCCAGCTGTCAGGGTTGTTCACTCTACCTCTCTTGTTCACTCATTGAACATTTAAGGCTGTCATATGCTGTACTTTGAACTGCAGTATTTTTTACAGGACTGCATTATGGAGGGTGACCAAGTGGCATGTTCAGCATGCAGTAAAACATTTTTAAAGGATTCTTTCTTGAAAGAGCATGTGCTTCCACACAAAGCTGAGGAGCCCTTCAAGGATTTACAAACCCAGGAAAGCTTTACTCAACATTATGGTCTTAGAAAGCGGGTATCATTTCATACAAGAGAGGAACAATATATATGTTCGCAGTGCCAAAAGTCCTTTTCCCAGAAGAGTAATTTAGTGCGacatatgactgttcatacaggagaaaagccatttgaatgttcacagtgccaaaagaccttcagaCAGAAGGGTACTTTAGTACAGCACATggctgttcatacaggagaaaagccacaTAAATGTGCACAATGCCAAAAGACCTTTTGCCAGAGGAGTAAGTTAAAGCAGCACATGATTATTCATACTGGAGAAAAGCCTTATAAAtgctcacagtgccaaaagactttTACTCAATGCAGTAATTTAATGCAGCACATGAGAATtcatacaggtgagaagccatatgagTGCCCACATTGTCAAAAAGCCTTCTCACAAAGGAGTCACTTAATGCAGCACAAGACTCTTCATACAGGggaaaagccatatgaatgttcacagtgccataAAACATTCAGCCAGAAAGGtgctttagtgcagcacatgacgattcatacaggagagaagccatatgaatgttcgcagtgccaaaagaccttccgCCTGAAAAGTAAGTTGGTTCGgcatatgactgttcatacaggtgaTAAGCTACATGAATGTTTACACTGTCAAAAGACTTTCTGCAAAAGAGGTATTTTAGTGCAGCATATGGCTATTCATACTGGAGAAAAGCCATATAAATGTTcccattgccaaaagaccttctctgaAAAAAGTTCTTTAGTGAAACACATAActactcatacaggagagaagccatttgaatgttcacattgccaaaagactttctctcAAAGGGGTAATTTGATGCGGCACATGacagttcatacaggagagaagccatatgaatgtccaCATTGTCCAAAGACCTTCTCTCAGAAGACTACACTAGTGCAGCACATGAGAATTCATACTGGGGAGAAACCATATGGATGTGCGCATTGTTTAAAGACCTTTTCCCAGAGGAGTAGCTTAGGGTACCATATGTcagttcacacaggagagagaccaTATGAATGCTCACACTGTCAAAAGGCCTTTTCTCATAGAAGTAATTTGGTTCAACACTTGAGTCTTCATGCAAAAATGAAACCATCTCAACATCAGATGTATTCAGCAGTACAGAAATCTGATAGTCCTGAAGGAATGAAACAAGAAAGCGATAATGGTGTTGAATCCATCATTATAAAGACAGAGCATTGTTCAGAACagcccaaaactctctttccaccATCTATAAAGGCTCAAATGGATGATCGTGACATTGTTAAGGAAGAGTTCTGAGCCTTTTGAAGTTAAATTCATAACAGAGGATTATAAATGTTCTTCCATTAATGAGTGCATCTAAACATCATTCATTCTGTGATTTATCAAACAGGTAAGTGGCGATTCACACAAAAGTTTATAAACTTGTTTATGGTTCCCTTAAAAAACAAATTACCTTCAGTATGTTGAGGGAGAAATGTGTGTCTGTTGCATCATATTCCTGTGTAAAGTAGTAATATTGTTTGTATGTTGAatcaatctgtatatatatattttatatggtgattcaTTATAAGGAAAACTATGTTAGGAACTACCACACCTGGAAATGGTTGTGTATATTTTTATTATCGATAATGAATTGAATGAAAGCTTATCAATTTTATAAATGTTGAAGTCATACAAGGCAGAAATATGATTACTAAGTGTCTGTTACTTGAACATATTAACTAGAGTATCATTGATACCCAGTATATGTGAGTTTTTTATTCATTGTTGAAGAGATTAGACATATTTGGACAATTAAGTGTCTGCTCTGCCAAGCACTTTTCATAGCACAtttcattacactggtcaacaaagattttgtcccagAAATATAT containing:
- the LOC139755499 gene encoding uncharacterized protein; translated protein: MLYFELQYFLQDCIMEGDQVACSACSKTFLKDSFLKEHVLPHKAEEPFKDLQTQESFTQHYGLRKRVSFHTREEQYICSQCQKSFSQKSNLVRHMTVHTGEKPFECSQCQKTFRQKGTLVQHMAVHTGEKPHKCAQCQKTFCQRSKLKQHMIIHTGEKPYKCSQCQKTFTQCSNLMQHMRIHTGEKPYECPHCQKAFSQRSHLMQHKTLHTGEKPYECSQCHKTFSQKGALVQHMTIHTGEKPYECSQCQKTFRLKSKLVRHMTVHTGDKLHECLHCQKTFCKRGILVQHMAIHTGEKPYKCSHCQKTFSEKSSLVKHITTHTGEKPFECSHCQKTFSQRGNLMRHMTVHTGEKPYECPHCPKTFSQKTTLVQHMRIHTGEKPYGCAHCLKTFSQRSSLGYHMSVHTGERPYECSHCQKAFSHRSNLVQHLSLHAKMKPSQHQMYSAVQKSDSPEGMKQESDNGVESIIIKTEHCSEQPKTLFPPSIKAQMDDRDIVKEEF